GGCGAAATAACCCCACTTCTAAGTTCGATACAACTTACTGAGCTCTACACACCCTTCCTCAGAGCCAATGACCTTGCTGGTTTACAAAAAATGAAGCAGGAAGTCATCAAGCTAGAACCCAGAATACGCAGCGTGGACAGAGAAGTAGCTGAGAAAGCAGCGGAATATCGTTCAACCATCAAAACTCCAGAAGGAAAATGGCTAGCTCTAGCAGACTCCGTAATACTTGCCACATCAACCCTGGAAGCGGCTGAAATCCTTTACACGACCGACACAAACTTCGCCAACGTGGAAGAGATCAAAGTAAAAGCACCTGAAATGGAACTTAAAGAATGGATCAAACAATACGGATCAAAGAAGTGACAAAACTTTGTGTATCGGTTTCTGTCTTCTCTCAAGATTTTTACGCGAACAAATCCTGAGTCTAGAAAGGCTTTTGCCACTTTCCAGAACAGGTAAACCTTAGTTTGCATTAAGAAACCACAGACTTTGATTAGATGTGCAAGCTTTTCGAGGCTGGTTTTCCATATCTCTTTTGTATAGGCTTTTTGTTACTCCGACCGGTACCAGCCGAGCAACTTTAGTGGCGATTCTAACCTGATGACTCACTTCCGCAACCACATAGAAACACGCTGACTTTTTGGGTTTCCTTATCTTGCTGTTCGCTGCCCGCCTATTAGACAGCTTCTAGGATCTAGGATTCCAGAAATTAGGAATGGTGGGCTCATGGCTTGATTATTGGGCGGAATTTGTATCCGTACTCTATCACTCCAGCTTCACCTTGCTCGATTACCCGCCGGAATGCGGCTTCAACCTCCATTCCGATTGTAATTTCAGTTGGATCGCAGTCAACGATTTGGGAAAGGATGCGTACTCCCCCTTCCAATTCTATAATGCCAACGATGTAGGGTGCGTATTTCTCATAGCCGCTCGGCGGCGATCTTATGACAGTATAGGTTATCACCCTCCCCCGTCTGGGGAGGTTTACAGGTTCAAGCTCCGTTGAGCCGCAGACTCGACATCGCTGTTTGGGTGGGAAGTAAATTTTACTGCAATTCTTGCATTTACTGCCGATTAGGCGATATCGATATGGGATTTCTCTCCAATATCTAGGAACTCTTAACATCACTTCACCCTCCTTAAA
The sequence above is drawn from the Candidatus Bathyarchaeota archaeon genome and encodes:
- a CDS encoding PIN domain-containing protein, producing the protein MTLCLIDTGVFLCLAFEDPGYEQCGKLLDKAFKGEITPLLSSIQLTELYTPFLRANDLAGLQKMKQEVIKLEPRIRSVDREVAEKAAEYRSTIKTPEGKWLALADSVILATSTLEAAEILYTTDTNFANVEEIKVKAPEMELKEWIKQYGSKK
- a CDS encoding Zn-ribbon domain-containing OB-fold protein, coding for MLRVPRYWREIPYRYRLIGSKCKNCSKIYFPPKQRCRVCGSTELEPVNLPRRGRVITYTVIRSPPSGYEKYAPYIVGIIELEGGVRILSQIVDCDPTEITIGMEVEAAFRRVIEQGEAGVIEYGYKFRPIIKP